The Impatiens glandulifera chromosome 8, dImpGla2.1, whole genome shotgun sequence genome includes a window with the following:
- the LOC124912993 gene encoding NDR1/HIN1-like protein 12 — protein MAPINKESSRYGIDFPNFDQNRKHNDGTETDPSKSITCLSWALIVKIIVIIIFLIIRFVHPSKPEFIIQDATIFTFNLCTGEPPSSTTLLSSTLQITIASKNQNGLSADIYYHELSIYGEYKNQRVTYETDIPRSYQKNMEDNVWSLFINATNVPISPFNVPFLKQDQLNGIINLTIKLDGNGKFATNDAINGDFLFPSVKYILFKRCSVVTV, from the exons ATGGCGCCTATCAACAAAGAATCATCAAGATATGGAATTGACTTTCCAAATTTTGATCAAAACCGCAAACACAACGATGGTACTGAAACTGATCCTTCAAAATCCATTACCTGTCTCAGCTGGGCACTCATCGTCAAAATAATAGTCATAATAATCTTCCTCATCATACGTTTTGTTCATCCCTCAAAACCAGAATTCATCATTCAAGACGCAACCATTTTCACCTTCAACCTTTGCACGGGGGAGCCGCCATCGTCGACGACCCTCCTCTCCTCCACTCTACAAATCACCATCGCCTCCAAAAACCAAAACGGTCTTTCGGCGGATATCTATTACCACGAGCTGAGTATCtatggagaatacaagaatcaACGAGTCACTTACGAAACAGACATTCCACGTTCATATCAGAAAAATATGGAGGATAATGTTTGGTCTTTGTTTATCAACGCTACCAACGTACCTATTTCTCCGTTCAACGTACCTTTTCTTAAACAGGATCAGTTAAACGGGATTATTAATCTTACTATTAAGCTTGATGGTAAT GGTAAATTCGCTACTAACGATGCTATTAATGGAGACTTTCTCTTTCCCTCCGTCAAGTACATCCTCTTTAAGCGATGCAGTGTCGTCACCGTTTaa
- the LOC124911871 gene encoding dnaJ homolog subfamily C member 14-like — protein MLYLCFSQDCCQYHQAKDGDGWVEYKGSLGFDGSQKKMEIPRAFVCAESKIFDVSEWAICQGIACRPNTHRPSFHVNMVGLEKTNSTGERSNSSRYPWDLDAEMMEDEEEEFEMWLQEALASGLFCETSKRRKSWSPLDDWKSYL, from the exons ATGCTATATTTGTGTTTCTCTCAGGATTGCTGTCAATATCATCAAGCAAAGGATGGAGATGGATGGGTGGAGTACAAGGGATCACTAGGCTTTGATGGCTCTCAAAAGAAG ATGGAAATTCCCCGGGCTTTTGTTTGTGCTGAGAGCAAAATTTTTGATGTTTCGGAATGGGCAATTTGTCAG GGAATAGCTTGCAGGCCAAACACTCATCGGCCAAGCTTCCATGTGAACATGGTTGGTTTGGAGAAGACAAATTCCACGGGTGAGAGGAGTAATTCAAGCAGATACCCATGGGACTTGGATGCAGAAATGATGgaggatgaagaggaagaaTTTGAGATGTGGCTACAAGAAGCTTTAGCCTCTGGTCTTTTCTGTGAAACTTCCAAACGTCGAAAAAGTTGGAGTCCCTTAGATGATTGGAAGTCTTATCTATGA